The Lolium perenne isolate Kyuss_39 chromosome 6, Kyuss_2.0, whole genome shotgun sequence genome segment TGTACGTCTCCGAGAGCACCACCTCCGTGTATCTACTCTTATGTTTTTATGTTATCTCCGTTAGTTAGAAGTTTTCAAAAATGCTATTGTTTTAGTAAATTCATGTTTCACAACCCCAAGTACTACATAGCTTTTATTGTGTGGTTTCTCAAGCACATATGAGATATTATTCTAATTTTGAATAACCATGCTTAAACTTCTGGGGCGGCCCGATCCAACGGTAGAAGTGGACTAATCAGCAGACTGGCAAAACCTATCTATCCAGTGGAGCGCGAGGAGGACGGTACAGCGCTGCGTCCCCGCTAGCGGCTGCGGCTGCGGATTACGCAACCGGGTCCAAAAAATGGCCACTCCCTCACCGCCACGTCTCCTCTCCTACCCCGCCATGCTCCTCTCCCCCATGCCTATCCTCTTCATCGCCGCCGGTCCGCTCGCCGCCGTTCACTTCCCCGCTcgctgccgcctccgcctccgtttCGCCCACGCCgtcgctgctgctgccgccgctgCCACCACTCCGGAGAACAACTTCGCCGTCGAGGACTACCTCATCGCCAACTGCCACCTCACTCAGCCGCAGGCCCTCAAGGCCTCCAAGAACCTCGCCCACCTCAAGTCCCCGGACAACGCCGACGCAGTGCTCGCATTCCTCCACGGCCTCGGCTTCTcccccaaggaggtggccgccgccgtcgcctccaACCCGCGCATCCTCTGCGCCCGCATCGACCGCTCCCTCGCGCCCATCTCCGCGGAGCTCCGCGCCCTCGGCCTCTCCCACTCCCAGATCGCCCGCCTCGCCAAGATCGCCGGCCGCTACTTCCTTTGCCGCAGCTTCGTCTCCAAGGTCCAGTTCTGGCTCCCCCTCTTCGGCTCCCCAGAGAGGCTCCTCCAGGCCAGTGACTGGAACTACTGGCTCCTCACCTCCGATCTCGAGAAGGTGGTCGAGCCCAACGTCGCCTTCTTCAAGCAATGCGGCCTAAGTGCCTGTGATATTTCCAAGCTGCTCGTCGCCGCGCCGCGCCTCGTCACCATGCACCCGGAGTACGTACAGGACTCCGTGCGGCGGGCCATCCAGCTCGGCGTGTCCCCGGGCTCGCAGATGTTCCGccacgccatctccaccgccggctGCATCGGCCCGGAGAAGGTGGACGCCAAGATCGCCGTCCTCAGGGAGACGCTCGGGTGGTCGCAGGAGGAGGTGAGCCTGGCCATCAGCAAGGCGCCCAGGATCCTGGTCGCCTCCCAAGAGAGGCTCCGCCGCAACGCCAAGTTCCTTGTAAACGAGGTCGGCCTGGCGCCGCACTACATCGCGCGCCGGTCCGTGCTGCTCATGTACAGCCTCGAGAGGAGGCTCAGGCCCCGGCATCTCGTGGTGAAGCTTCTCAAGAAGAGAAGGCTGATCGAGCAAGACCGGTGCTTCTTCAACGTGGTGGCGCCGACGGAAGACAAGTTCTTGGAGAAGTTCGTTGCCCCCTTCGAGGATTGCATCCCGGGCCTCGCCGATGCGTACGACTCTGCTTGTGCCGGCAATGCGGCGGTGACCACTGCTGAACAGTGACTACCACAAGATCCTGGAGGCCCGCGTGCGTAGGTAGGTGTGTATACTCTCCTTTGTATAACCCCACTCTACTGATGAACAATAGCAGATCCATGGCCATTTAGTGTAGATTCATTACAGCCAACCACAGCGAGGTGGATGTTTATACTCTGAACTTGGAAGTGTTCATTACTGATTGAACATTGGGTTTGGTATACAATTCTGGAAAAAAATTAGTATGTCTTTTCTTAATTAGGTTGATTACAGTCAACAACAACAAGGTGGATGTTTATACTTTGAAGCTTGGAAGTGTTCATTACTGACTGAACAGTGCGTTTGGTATAAAATTTGTACTAGCAAATTTATCTTCTTTggttctgtcttgtttgcaaaaAGATGGGCGTCGTCATCTTGCACATGTGCTTCAGAAGAGCACACCCAAGCAAAGACAAAAACAATTATAGACTGACTGAGGAGCTTCAGCTCACACCATCAACAGCGACACAGCGAATGTGTGTTTCAGATAAGCCTATACAATCACAATTCGAAACTCAATACATAGCAGCTTAACAAAATGTATCAATTTCAATACCCACATTAGTTGCGAAAACCATAATTAGTGGATTTTCTGATAGACATACAATAATTACATTTGTCAATTCTAACTCATCTAGCTAAATAAAAAATGCTCACATACAATTTCATGGTTCAAGAGAACGAAATGGATGACCATGGAAAAGGTTGAGGTTTATGTATTGCTGGATATAGCACCCTCAGCCATGCAGCCATGCATAATTATGCGAAGATGAATATAAAACCTGCATGGTACATATGTATTTATGTTCAAGTGCACAAAACAATGAGCCGAAATTATTTTGCACAACTCCAGTATCCAACATGTTATATTTCTGGAGCATGGTACATGTGTTTGACATATGTAACAATGTAACTCATAACATACAACATACATAGATTCATCAAGTATCAAATAAGTTAGTAGCACAACACCAAGAAAGGGCGAAATATATTTCTTTACACGAGTCTAACAAAGCAGGTCCATAAACTAGGAAAAGAAAAATAAACCACAAAAAATGCATCATTCAGACGTTTCGACATGTCAGATGTTAATACTTTAACCTCTCACAAGTCACAACTGAACCTGGAGAAGCTCATGTGCAAGCCCAGGAGACCTCTTTACAAATTTCTCGTGGGCTAAGGTAAATACGTTGTACAAGTCGCAGTCTATCTTTACCAACCCCTTCGCCTTCAGAACATGTATGACAAACTGCCGGGGGATGTCCATGGGCGAAGCGCTCCCCAGGACAGATTTCCCCAGAGCATCAATCATCTCAAATGTGTGAGCACACCCCACAGTAAAGTACTGGCAAAGCAAAGACATATCAGCTGACCATACCAGATATCAGAAGCTTCAGCTCACACCATAAGCACCGACACAGTGAGTGTGTGTCAACTCTCACGCAGCCGAGTTTCAAATAAGCCCAAACAATCCCAAGTCGAAACTCAAAACATAGCGACTTAACAGAATGTACAAATTCAACACTCACATTAGTTGCCAAAACCGGAATTAGTGGATCCTCTGTTCCATTCCAACATACAGTTACAGGTAACGCTGCATTCATACACATAAAATAATTACATTTGTCAATTATAACTGAGCTAGCTAAAAAAATGCTGACATACAATTTCATGGTTCAGAGAACGAAAGGGCTGACCATGGAAAAGGTTGAGATTTATGTACTGCTGGATATAGCACCCTTAGCCATGCAGTGATGCATAATTATGCGAAGGTAAATATAAAAAAAAACATGTAGCTTAAAATTGAGGTTTTCATGTTCAAGTGCAAAAAAACAATGAGCCAAAATTAATTTGCACAACTTTAGTATCCAAGACGTTATGCACTTAAAACATGATGAAAGCCCACACAAacccaaaacaaaaaaacaaataaAACAAGCTACATTGCCCATTTCTGTAAACTTCTACTTCTACAAGAGTAGTAGGTTGTAACATGGTAACTTTCATTTCAGAATCAGACCTAGCTGGATAAATGGTAGCCTCAAGCTCCAGGTATCAGAAGTAAGTACTGTGGCACAGTGAGTTTTAAGCAGAATTCAGATGCGCATAGTGAGTTAAAGAGTAGTACACATTAGGAGTACCACCCGTATGCAGCCGGTAAGAATAAAATGTTGGTGCCATTTTAGACGGTGGTTTGCGAAGATTCATAACCTGGGAAAACCCAAGGGTACCTAGGATCCTTCATAGCCCGACTTCAGTGAGCAGTTTTCCCTCTGCAAGCAGCCATGTAGGCATCATCAAGGCCCGGAAGAAGATCCTTATGAGGATACGTATGCCTGCGCCGAAACGTGTCGTCGCTAGACGTTACCATGGAGTAGAAGCTGTGATCTTTCCGGATGAGATGTTTCTCCTGGAGCGCCTTCATCACGGAATACCGAGGCGCCAGTCTGGTGTCGAGGCTGTACATGAGGATGGCGGGCCGGGCAAGGATGTAGGCGGTGTCAACGCCAACCACCCTGGTGAGGAACTCCGTCACGCGGCGAAGCTTCTCCCCAGAGACCCTCAGCAGCACGGGGTTCCTCCTGACCGCGCTGGCCACCTCGGCCGCGGAGCACCCGAGCGTCTCCCCGAAGAGCTTGAGCTTGGCCGCCATCGTCTCGGCGCCGAGGCTCGTGGTGGTGGCCACCGCCTGCCTGAACATGGGCGAGTTGCGCGGCACCCCGAGCTTGTCGGCGCGCTCGAGGATGGACTTGACGGTGTCCGGGTTGCAGGTGAGCAGCCTCGAGTTGGGCACGCACATCCTGGCGATGTTGGCAGGGCTCATCCCGCTCTCCCGTAGCGTCGCGATGTTGGGCTTGACCACCCGGTCGAGGTCGGAGGTGAGGAGGTAGTAGTTGTACCTGAGGACGCGGAGGAGCTTCTCCGGCGACCCCAGGAAGGGGATCCAGAAGCCGAGCTTCTCGTGGATGCTGAAGGTGCAGGTGGCCACGCGAAGGAAGGTTCGGACCTGCGCGTCGTCGAGGCCATAGCTGCGTAGGCTGGCGATGCGGGCCTTGAGGGTGCTGTCGACGCTGCAGTTGAGGATGCGCGCGTCGTGCGAGACGATGTGGGCGATGTCGGCCTTGGAGAGGCGGAGGGCGGGGCCGGAGAGGAAGGCGAGGACGGAGTCGGCGTTGGAGGTGGACTTGCAGTGAGAGATGTACCTGGCGGCCTTCAGGGCTTGCTCCGGCGTGAGGCCGCAGGTGGTGACGAGGTAGTCGGCGGCGGCGAAGGCGCCTAGCGGGGCGTCGGTGGCCGCCGCGGTGGATAAGAGGGCCCGACGGAGAGAAAGGATCACTGGTGAGGCTGGGAGGCGGAGCGAGAGGAGTTGTTTCGGGAGGTGAAGcatcgcggcggcggcggcggcggcggggtgtgGTAGGGGAGTCCGCCTCTTGGACTGGGAAGTGGAAACTGTCCTGTCGCGGCCGGCAACCACCGTAATAAATTGATGGGCCCGATTTCGTTGAACGAAGGGCTAGTCCAGTTCGCTATTGGGCCCAAAATGCAAAATGGCGCTACTCCATCTTCCGATCCATCATCACTGAGTGTTGAAGTTTTGTCCTAGAAAAAAGGGTGTGGCTATTTCTTAGTAGATGGGAACTAACTTTATTCTTAGAATAATGTCATCAAATTTCAGTTATAACTCATGTTGCAAGTGATAGCTAACATAAATTACGAAGCAAATTTAATGATGTAGGATTTGATTAAACACCTCAAAAAAAAGTGTTGGAGTTTTAGACTAAACTGAAGAAAATCCAATACTTATTATCGATGGAAAGAGAGGGTCGGGTTTAATGTCACTATTCGGCACAAAGCCAGGACGACTAGTAGTTGATTTTAAAAGAAACTACTCGTTGTGGAATACACAGATAcacatgtcaaaaaaaaaaaagaatacacAGATACAGACCTGTCAAAAAAATACGGATACAGTCTACATCAACATCCATACAACTGTTGCGAAGCGaggtcttagggcatctccagtggGGCGAAGCATTTCGGACGCCTAAACGGATGCGTCGgctgaaatggtcgaaatcgtccgCGCATCTATTTGCggcggggtggctccagcggaacGATTTTTTCCCATTCATTAAAGTCATAGTTTATATTAATAAAAAACATAAAAAGGCCATAAGAAAACCTAGGTACTGCAtactggtcgtcgtcgctgacgaggtcgatgaagtccggcgtcggccatggaagtTGGTAcgtcggcggtggcggtggtaggGCAAGCTGCGGCAACTGCGGCTAGGCCGTCGCCTGCGCAGGAGGCTGTGGTAAAGGTGGCCACGGATCCTAGGCCGGAGCAGCAGCCGGAGCGCGGTCGTTGGAACGCCTCGGCGTGGCGGGAGGAGTCGCGGGCCTaccctgcagcagcgcggactcGCGGAGttggattgcgagcccgtcccacaaagcgagctcgttgagctcgtcgcgctcgctgttggccagtgccatggcaatgacCTCCTCCTCGGTAATTTCGGGCGGCTGgatctccggatcccacgccagcccgccgtcgtcgtggtcgtactctGCGTGCTCCGTctgctcgtcctcgtcctcgtcctcgtcctcgttcgcatcatcgtcctcgtcctcctggtcgttctcctcttcttctgcGGCGATCTCACGGTCGAAGAACTCGACGTCCCCGAGGTAgccagcgcggcggcgcgcgtcgaactcccacgttccgaaggagatccagttgtaggagttgagcGCGTACGCCGGATCTTGTTGGAGATCCGGCGGTAAGATGGCTCAGCGGCGGCTCACCTCGTCCCGGCGcctctcggccctcgcgcggcacTAGGGGTACCGACACGCGCCtggagttgaggtaccagcctcCTACAGGCAGGTTTGTGTCCGGCCATGgcaccggccggttttcctcccaaAGGCGGCGCGCGAAGTCGATGCGGACGTACCGCCCGATCCGTGGcttcttgccggaccgcgagccgctagcctcgtggtcgttcttgcTCTTGCGGAAGGGCCAGCATTTTTTCTCCATGGCGTCTGTGGGGTGGATTGtatttgaaagtatagagatggtaaacctagagggggggggggggtgaataggtttctacaaattttaattctttctttgcaatattaggctttgcggaatataaagatgagcctaatgcaaactaggtgaagcaacctatatgaggatacaactaactcgagcacgaaggctctcacagtgattaaatcacaagtaaggagttcggttagagataaccgatagcacgcggagacgaggatgtattcccgtgttcccttgctttgcaacaaggtacgtcacgtttggaggagtggaggtcccacgaaggattccccgcgccacgaaggctcaccctattctccggagcctatcccacgaaggaatagctcactcacttgtggtagactttgaggtagcctccaaaccttcacaatcttgcccggagcaaatccacagcccggatgcttccggactcctcttgcctacctagggtttccaaggaactctAGGAAGCAAgcctctcaatgaatacaagggggaatgagatttggcttggtagaacggtagatcgggtcctcctctaatgattcccaggagggatttgagtttgggtggaggaggagggagatctgaggcttttggtgtttctagtaatggagtaagagagagagagctcaagaacagcttgtagtgtagtgcctaactgttcagaggtaggagaagacctatttatagtgttcttcgaaatacggccattggtcacttgccacatcagcagattcttcgagaaacccggtcaaccggatttggcgccggacaggccggtccacagcccggtcagaccgggccacagaccgggccggccggtttccaaccggagctgggaccgggtcttgaccgggcaggcttctgagcttactggatggcgcccggatgtcacagcgCAGTAGTCCGATTCTTGTCGACCGGGCCTCTCGATGCAGTGCCGATCGAGCCGGGCcatggaccggagcagccggtccgtGACCGGGCTGGTGATCGGACGCAGACTGGAGGGCTCGCCTTCTTTACTGgaacttgcccggatggcaccggttctgggtccggttggtgaccgggctgtccggtgccagggccggtccgaccggatctgtgaccgcCGGGCTAcgaaaaactagctgatttttcgtcgaattgggggtctccgttgccttttgttccattgctacaccatcatacctctttggctaatacctgaaagtcatcttgtaggcatgtattagtccaaatactctagcacggtgtcatagataccaaaataatggataagggtaaaatacccttacaatctccccatttttggtatacgatgacaaaccgagctagagtaacacatagatattatgataagctctaaaccttgattccatataagatattacgacagctcccccataatgtgtgcacttggagaatttgcgtttgaatgcaaagtgcaccatttgtggaatatgagaagctcccccaatatctttaggaaacaagcatggtatggacaagtttatcaacatatataagcataaatcatgattatccataaagcatgattatcctaacatagagtagcacacataatagtcgtccatacatatccatacatgaattattcaaagtagcaaatggttcttgagaaatcaaagcaaatacgcacaagccatataaaatccaaataaagcaactcccatggcttgtgacaacgaaagaaccccgtaattctagactctactctcttctccccctttggcatcggaacaccaaaaaggcgaagaaaagaggagagatgctagcgtcccatcaatagaagtggggccccgcggatggagagttgccatcaccatccccatcatcatcctcttcatcgtcatcctcttcatcatcatcctcattaccttcatcctcttcatcatcatcatcagcaggaggtgcacgagcaaatctaggagtaggaccaccaaagtacagagaaggatcaaagttctggaacatctcatcagaAAGAAGAGGCATCTCCCGAGTTTGGTGCGTGGACAGAGCTCCAACTCGGGGCCAGAGGAGGGATAGGCACATTcctagcagccatgaactcattttggcgcctccttgtctcttggttcaaagagagactttgatgtgcaacatcatttgtatttttgcacatctgccataagcaagagaagaaccgtgcgacaccatgctgtgggcgactagaggagctggagctagcatggtcatggcgtgccttggaccggcgctcagaaggcatcatttcaGGAACATCCGGGCTATCACCTTGGGCAGGAACTTTGAAAACTTCCATCCTGACCCGCTCACCTTGAGTATTGAAAGGtgcgggcacaaccttgttgatgagcagctgaacgtactgggcaagattaggagtcaacctctcgcgaacacagcgccgtaactcacagtagatgagatcacagccatcaataagttgccggtgctcagggtgacagtagtacatcaagttcagatgatatgcacggcattcacttgtgtcgccggacttgctgatgagagtctcacggaatagcttggcaagtaagaggtaggagtagtacatcccagagatggtgggaggtccaggtgtgggttccggcggatagcaaatggcaatgtccccacggttgaacttctgctgagaatatatcttgaaaccagaagcacgccctccaccaaaccccaaagcttcacagaaatcaagatagttgcaagtgtatttctgtttgccagtcatccaagtcatagtccgagctgcatcatcatggaaaaagactgtgcaatgaaactgtctcaccaaggttggacaatagcacccatcagtaggtgtcaagcacataagatcatacaaccccatccgcctcaaggtggcaaccacaaagcgaaacttggtggcttcatacattccagtgacatccttgatggccttgggcataacaatggtgcctttcttcatgtgctcgcgggagttatagaagtcatcccacatgacttgctgtgtgttggtccagaagaattgatctccccctgtgtaagtgggttcctcaaagcggtaggggttggactctctgagtcttcgccatgccccaatatgtacatcaccaacatggaaatgcgcagtacctcatcaccatcactgtctttgcatgtttatctttcctcttattggCAGATGTCTTGGTTCGGCCTCCAGTTGAGCTGCCACTCGTAGTCTGAGGAGCACGACCAGTAGAGCGCCGTGGTGGAACCCCGGAGCGCCTCCCTCGCTTGGCAACAGTGCCATGGTCCGCATCAGTCCATTCATCACCTGTGAATCAGCAAAATAGGGCGAGGATAGcaaagaggtaagtgtacatgtcatcagcatatgtgaggaagccaaaagcatagcctatattcaagtgtttcgacgagatcatgcgaaaaagctgggcgagccggcgcaggggccggtccgaccggacgacagaccggacgagccggttggccatccggttgaccgggcgctgcgccggaccagccggtcgagaggccggtcgaccgggctgtagaccgggtcatgctgagttgtgatgtttgcccagaaattcgacacaaaatcatgcaaaaactcacaaacttgaacatagattataccaggagagtgaacaatgtgcataggaggggtgtgacacactaggtggcatgaggacttactaaccctaaccctaaccctaacttttctcaactttcctcaacaatgggcaatgggagagggaaagcaagagggagagggatagggaggaagatttacccgaagacatcgtcctctttgcccaagtgagcaagaagaactcgtgaagaaggcttgaggaccaaatccccacgatctcccaaactagcttgagagggaccaaatgctttggtgaagatgcttgcgagatcccgatctatggttgtgtgaagtttggggagaatctagtggtgggaagtgcctagggtgtggtggagatggtggaggcggcggccatggaggtttgagaggtgggggataatgaggaagaagatccccaaggggtatcctctccaaaacataacagcccgcacggccggtcgggcgcccggtcgaccgggccagtgaccggatgatccggcgcacaggccggtccgaccgggccagtgaccggccagagtcaattttcccaaaaatgtgccattttgcctcgttttgcccctaatctttgtgtaaatgtgtgtgagtgctcatatgatgacatgtacatatagatagatagatgatgatgagatgagcatagacatggggttggaaaacacaaagttctctaggcatacccattggagtgaaaatgcaaacaagatacaaatagctacaatgggcatgattcgaagtatatcaagaatcataagagcattttgaaatagttttttttttgcaataagatcatttggccttatatagtcaaatcaagttgtaatgaaggctcaatgaggggtgggggattactccccctatgtgaaagcgcaaatgtcatgagacctcgaagagacatgcttgggtccatataatgacattgggtctatttatgttgcacacataggtatgcatcataccaagatatggtagaatgactatccccatatgtgctatgcctctaagctagatagcaagataaatgcaagaatatagtgtaagaagttaatcaatccaagtttttaggatcaagaataccaagttctcctctcaagttaacaaagcgggcttcatccaaaggcttagtgaaaatatccgccaattggtaggttgttcccacatgagtgagatcaatatccttattggcaacatgatcacgtaggaagtgatggcgaatgtcaatatgtttggtgcgacaatgttgaaccgggttgttggcgatctttattgcactttcattgtcacaaagaagaggcaccgtaccaagagacacaccatagtctttcaaggtttgcttcatccataacaattgagtgcaacaagatgccgcggatatgtattcggcttcggcggtggatagggcggtggagttttgtttcttggatgaccaactcaccaatgaccagccaataaattggcaagccccggaggtagacttccgatcaaccttatcaccggcccaatcggaatccgaatagccaatgagttcaaaggttgacccctttggataccatagcccgagagtaggagtgagaacaaggtatcttagtatccgtttgaccgccactaaatggctctccttgggagcggattgaaaacgagcacacatccctacacttagcatgatatccggcctagaggcacaaaggtagagcaaggatcctatcatggagcggtatacctttatgtccacatccttctcaccgtcacatgaaccaagttgcccctttacgggcatgggtgtcttcattggacttgcattggtcatgttgaatttcttgagcatgtccttcacatacttttcttgagagatgaaggtgccttttgcaagttgcctcacttggaagcctagaaagaacttcaactctcccatcatggacatctcaaatttcctagtcatcaatagctcaaaagctttgttatgattggggttagttccaccaaaaataatatcatcaacatatatttgacatatgaagaggccacccctttaacccgcttggtgaaaagggtggaatcgaccgtacccatgcaaaacccatcatgtagtaagaaatccctaaggaactcataccaagcacgtggagcttgcttgagaccgtagagtgccttatggagtaaatacacgtggttgggtcggcatgggtcttcgaaacccgggggttgagccacatatgcggtttcttttaggggaccattcaaaaatgcactcttcacatccatttgatataatttgaaattgtggaaagatgcaaatgcaagcaaaagacgaatagcttcaagacgggctacaggcgcaaaggtatcctcaaaatccataccttctatttgggcaaacccttgcgccactaaccttgctttgtttcgtataacaatgccattctcatcttgcttgttcttgaatacccatttggtcccaatgacattgatgcgatgatccttgggtctctcaactagagaccatacttcattacgagtgaaacactccaattcttcttgcatggcaattacccaatccggatcgaccaaggcttcatgtaccttaagtggttcaaaactagacacaaaagcatgatgttgacaataagtgataagtaatgcatggtgtctacgagttaccactcctcttgagatgctaccaaggacttgatccactttcatgtcacttgcccttgtagcggccttgatcttcagaacggttccttcatgatcaatgaattcatctcttgctagtacttgatcatgagggaccacttgagcttgatcatgagttgaggatgtttcttgatcgtcatcatgatcttgctccatggaatgaggatcttcttcttgttcttcggattgagactcatcttgagtagaggatggttcttgagttgcacttgatggttcggcttgagttgagctaggctccacttgtggcgtgcttgagacatctactccatcatcttg includes the following:
- the LOC127306146 gene encoding transcription termination factor MTERF8, chloroplastic; amino-acid sequence: MLHLPKQLLSLRLPASPVILSLRRALLSTAAATDAPLGAFAAADYLVTTCGLTPEQALKAARYISHCKSTSNADSVLAFLSGPALRLSKADIAHIVSHDARILNCSVDSTLKARIASLRSYGLDDAQVRTFLRVATCTFSIHEKLGFWIPFLGSPEKLLRVLRYNYYLLTSDLDRVVKPNIATLRESGMSPANIARMCVPNSRLLTCNPDTVKSILERADKLGVPRNSPMFRQAVATTTSLGAETMAAKLKLFGETLGCSAAEVASAVRRNPVLLRVSGEKLRRVTEFLTRVVGVDTAYILARPAILMYSLDTRLAPRYSVMKALQEKHLIRKDHSFYSMVTSSDDTFRRRHTYPHKDLLPGLDDAYMAACRGKTAH
- the LOC127306145 gene encoding uncharacterized protein, coding for MATPSPPRLLSYPAMLLSPMPILFIAAGPLAAVHFPARCRLRLRFAHAVAAAAAAATTPENNFAVEDYLIANCHLTQPQALKASKNLAHLKSPDNADAVLAFLHGLGFSPKEVAAAVASNPRILCARIDRSLAPISAELRALGLSHSQIARLAKIAGRYFLCRSFVSKVQFWLPLFGSPERLLQASDWNYWLLTSDLEKVVEPNVAFFKQCGLSACDISKLLVAAPRLVTMHPEYVQDSVRRAIQLGVSPGSQMFRHAISTAGCIGPEKVDAKIAVLRETLGWSQEEVSLAISKAPRILVASQERLRRNAKFLVNEVGLAPHYIARRSVLLMYSLERRLRPRHLVVKLLKKRRLIEQDRCFFNVVAPTEDKFLEKFVAPFEDCIPGLADAYDSACAGNAAVTTAEQ